A genomic window from Actinomycetota bacterium includes:
- a CDS encoding DUF87 domain-containing protein → GAAIARGEGRLFRVGLYLTVRAPDEESLAAEVSRVRSLCASLLLEMRPTTFRALQGWITTLPLGLDLLKLRRTFDTRALAASFPFASAEIEGVAGTLLGRNATTGGLVFVDRFALENHNQVVLARSGAGKSYLAKLQILRALYSGAEVLVIDPENEYGRLARAVGGTEITLGSAGARLNPLDLAAAGQPEAITEQTLFMHTLVAALLGDLSIAERATLDRAVLSAYERAGITPDPRTHARPAPRMVDVVELLGQMTGGAGLAEGLRRYTTGSHTGLFDQPTTVRPEGHLIVFSLRNLSDELKMAGALMAMETIWRRVVRGERRRRVVVVDEAWLLLRAGGDAGAQFMWRLAKSARKYWCGLTTITQDVDDVIATDLGRAVVTNASHKILLGQEPQAIEAMGRVFGLSEGERSFLLTCSRGEGVLILGTERAAVRVIASEQEHLLATSDPAELAAIEAREETPR, encoded by the coding sequence TGCGACCGACAACGTTCCGCGCGCTCCAAGGGTGGATCACCACGCTTCCGCTCGGCCTCGACCTGTTGAAGCTCCGCCGCACTTTCGACACGCGCGCGCTGGCGGCGTCGTTCCCGTTCGCCAGCGCCGAGATCGAAGGAGTCGCCGGCACCCTCCTCGGACGCAACGCGACGACCGGCGGGCTCGTCTTCGTCGATCGGTTCGCGTTGGAGAACCACAACCAGGTCGTGCTCGCGCGATCCGGCGCCGGCAAGAGCTACCTGGCGAAGCTGCAGATCCTGCGCGCGCTGTACTCGGGCGCCGAAGTGCTCGTGATCGATCCCGAGAACGAGTACGGGCGGCTGGCCCGCGCGGTCGGAGGCACCGAGATCACCCTTGGTTCAGCCGGTGCCAGGCTCAATCCGCTCGACCTCGCGGCCGCGGGGCAGCCCGAAGCCATCACCGAACAGACCTTGTTCATGCACACTCTCGTCGCCGCGCTCCTAGGAGATCTGTCCATCGCAGAGCGTGCGACGCTGGACCGCGCCGTCCTCTCCGCGTACGAGCGCGCGGGCATCACCCCGGATCCACGCACGCACGCGCGCCCGGCTCCGCGAATGGTCGATGTCGTCGAGCTTCTCGGGCAGATGACCGGAGGTGCGGGTTTAGCCGAAGGCCTGCGTCGCTATACGACCGGTTCACACACGGGGCTGTTCGACCAGCCGACGACCGTGCGTCCCGAGGGTCATCTCATCGTGTTCTCGCTGCGCAACCTTTCCGACGAGCTGAAGATGGCCGGCGCGCTGATGGCGATGGAGACGATCTGGCGCCGCGTCGTGCGCGGCGAACGACGCCGGCGCGTCGTCGTGGTCGATGAAGCGTGGCTGCTTCTGCGTGCCGGCGGTGATGCCGGGGCGCAGTTCATGTGGCGACTCGCGAAGAGTGCGCGCAAGTACTGGTGCGGGCTCACCACGATCACCCAGGACGTTGACGACGTCATCGCCACCGATCTCGGTCGCGCCGTCGTCACGAATGCCAGTCACAAGATCCTGCTCGGACAAGAACCCCAAGCGATCGAGGCGATGGGGCGCGTCTTCGGCTTGTCCGAAGGGGAGCGCTCCTTCCTTCTCACATGCTCGCGCGGTGAGGGCGTGCTGATCCTTGGAACCGAGCGCGCGGCCGTTCGCGTCATCGCCTCAGAACAAGAGCATCTGCTGGCGACCTCGGACCCTGCGGAGCTTGCGGCGATCGAGGCTCGCGAGGAGACACCGCGTTGA